A region of Marnyiella aurantia DNA encodes the following proteins:
- a CDS encoding Lrp/AsnC family transcriptional regulator: MKNATNIGYLLDAIDKKIIHMLMDNAKTSLAHIAKNVGISTTAVHQRIKKLEQAGVIENSISFLNARKIGYKVVAYIGVFLEQPNQYPDVVKALKEVNEVVEAHYTTGNYTVFLKVLCKDNDHLMEILNKLQKLKGVTRTETFISLEQSIGRQLKV; the protein is encoded by the coding sequence ATGAAAAACGCAACCAATATCGGCTACCTGCTGGATGCTATCGACAAGAAAATAATTCATATGCTTATGGATAATGCCAAAACATCACTTGCACACATCGCAAAAAATGTAGGCATTTCAACTACGGCTGTTCATCAGCGTATAAAAAAGCTGGAGCAGGCGGGCGTAATTGAAAATTCAATTTCATTCCTCAATGCCCGTAAAATCGGATATAAAGTAGTCGCCTATATTGGTGTTTTCCTGGAGCAACCCAACCAATATCCGGATGTGGTAAAAGCGCTGAAAGAAGTTAATGAGGTGGTGGAAGCTCATTATACCACCGGAAACTATACCGTTTTCCTGAAAGTTTTGTGTAAAGACAATGATCACCTGATGGAAATCCTGAACAAACTTCAAAAACTGAAAGGCGTTACAAGAACGGAGACTTTCATTTCGCTGGAACAGAGCATTGGCCGACAGCTCAAAGTGTGA
- the deoC gene encoding deoxyribose-phosphate aldolase codes for MEINKYLDSTYLKTPEQSGLSEKETLETVLSLVDETIANTIFAVMIRPDYVKQVKEYISDKTTDVKVGTVIGFHEGTNSTEAKLAEARKAIEDGADELDFVINYEAYKKGQLDLVEDEVVLCTRLCLDHNKVAKWIIEIAALTDQQIAEITGLISGWVANRFPGKEVQVFVKSSTGFYVTEGGKPNGATFEGIKIMLDNAGKLPVKAAGGVRSPEDAEKMINLGVKRIGTSSALALLKNSESSADY; via the coding sequence ATGGAAATCAATAAGTATCTGGACTCAACTTATCTGAAGACTCCGGAGCAGTCGGGGCTTTCTGAAAAGGAAACACTTGAAACCGTCCTTTCTCTGGTGGATGAGACAATTGCAAATACTATTTTCGCAGTCATGATCCGCCCGGATTATGTGAAACAAGTCAAAGAGTATATTTCTGATAAAACGACGGACGTAAAGGTGGGTACGGTGATCGGATTTCACGAAGGTACCAACTCCACAGAAGCAAAACTGGCTGAAGCCCGTAAAGCGATTGAAGACGGTGCCGATGAACTGGATTTCGTTATCAACTATGAAGCTTACAAAAAAGGTCAACTTGATCTTGTGGAAGATGAGGTAGTTCTATGCACACGACTCTGCCTCGATCATAATAAGGTAGCTAAATGGATTATTGAAATTGCCGCGCTTACAGATCAACAGATTGCAGAGATCACAGGCCTTATTTCGGGATGGGTCGCAAACCGTTTTCCTGGGAAAGAAGTCCAGGTCTTTGTGAAATCCTCCACAGGATTCTATGTTACAGAAGGTGGTAAGCCAAACGGTGCTACTTTTGAAGGCATAAAAATCATGCTGGACAATGCGGGTAAACTTCCTGTAAAAGCCGCCGGCGGTGTACGCTCTCCCGAAGATGCCGAAAAGATGATTAATCTGGGCGTTAAACGTATTGGAACTTCTTCAGCTTTGGCTTTGCTTAAAAACTCCGAAAGCTCTGCAGATTATTAA
- the dusB gene encoding tRNA dihydrouridine synthase DusB, producing the protein MVKIGNIELPDFPLLLAPMEDVSDPPFRRLCKMHGADMMYSEFISSEGLIRDAMKSRKKLDIFDYERPVGIQIFGGDEEAMALSAKIVETVNPDLVDINFGCPVKKVVCKGAGAGVLKDIDLMIRLTKAVVNSTHLPVTVKTRLGWDTETINIMEVAERLQDTGIKALTIHARTRAQMYKGQADWDYISKVKNNPNIEIPIFGNGDVDSAEKALEYRTKYDCDGIMIGRGAIGYPWIFNEIKHFFATGEHLPEPTIEDRLLAVRQHAEWSAEWKGERLGLIEMRQHYSNYFRGIPHFKDFRRKFLEVFTLEEMDGVIEEASNFYREHQFS; encoded by the coding sequence ATGGTTAAAATTGGCAATATAGAACTCCCGGATTTCCCACTTCTTTTGGCTCCTATGGAAGATGTTTCGGATCCACCGTTCCGCAGGCTCTGCAAAATGCATGGCGCGGATATGATGTATTCTGAATTTATCTCTTCCGAAGGCCTGATCCGTGATGCCATGAAAAGCCGTAAAAAGCTGGATATATTTGATTATGAAAGGCCGGTAGGCATCCAGATTTTTGGAGGTGATGAAGAAGCGATGGCACTTTCGGCTAAGATTGTGGAAACCGTAAATCCGGATTTGGTAGATATCAACTTCGGCTGCCCTGTGAAGAAAGTGGTTTGCAAAGGTGCCGGCGCAGGCGTACTGAAAGACATTGACCTGATGATCCGCCTGACCAAAGCGGTGGTGAATTCCACACATTTACCGGTAACCGTGAAAACCCGTTTGGGCTGGGACACTGAGACCATCAATATTATGGAGGTGGCGGAAAGACTGCAGGACACAGGAATCAAGGCACTGACTATCCATGCCAGAACACGCGCACAGATGTATAAGGGCCAGGCCGACTGGGATTATATTTCCAAAGTAAAGAACAACCCCAATATTGAAATCCCGATCTTTGGCAACGGTGATGTCGATTCGGCGGAAAAAGCACTGGAATACAGAACAAAATACGACTGCGACGGTATTATGATTGGCCGTGGTGCCATTGGTTATCCCTGGATTTTCAACGAAATAAAACATTTCTTTGCCACCGGCGAACATTTACCGGAACCCACCATTGAAGACCGGCTGCTGGCCGTTCGTCAGCATGCGGAATGGAGCGCTGAGTGGAAAGGCGAACGTCTGGGACTTATAGAAATGAGGCAGCACTATAGCAATTACTTCCGCGGCATCCCCCATTTTAAGGATTTCAGAAGGAAATTTTTAGAGGTTTTCACTTTGGAAGAAATGGATGGTGTAATTGAGGAAGCCAGCAATTTTTACAGAGAGCATCAGTTTTCATAA
- a CDS encoding four helix bundle protein, whose amino-acid sequence MYTFYFEKLEVWQNARNLVKDIYLVSRKFPDEERFGITNQLRRAATGIMANIAEGTGKSTNKDKSRFINIAYSTGLEVISFLVLARDLELISEEEYIELRHQTEKITNQLNAFNNSLK is encoded by the coding sequence ATGTACACTTTCTACTTTGAAAAACTTGAAGTTTGGCAGAATGCACGCAATCTGGTAAAGGATATATATCTGGTATCCCGTAAATTTCCAGATGAGGAAAGGTTTGGCATTACTAACCAACTCAGGAGGGCAGCGACGGGCATTATGGCAAACATTGCCGAGGGCACGGGAAAAAGCACGAATAAGGATAAATCCAGATTCATAAATATTGCTTACAGTACAGGTTTAGAGGTTATCAGTTTTCTAGTCCTGGCGCGTGATCTGGAATTAATTTCTGAAGAAGAATACATTGAACTTCGGCATCAAACTGAAAAAATCACCAATCAACTTAATGCGTTCAATAACTCACTGAAATAA